In a single window of the Tellurirhabdus bombi genome:
- a CDS encoding UDP-glucose dehydrogenase family protein produces the protein MKLAVVGTGYVGLVTGTCFAETGNQVTCVDIDIRKVEKLNNGILPIYEPGLDLLFNRNTAEGRLKFTTDLAEGIEGAEVIFLALPTPPGEDGSADLKYILKVANDLGPLLKQYAVIVDKSTVPVGTAEKVAAHIGANATVDFDVVSNPEFLREGVAVEDFMKPDRVVIGTKSDKAKNVMNRLYAPLVRQGNPVIFMDERSAEMTKYAANAFLATKITFMNEIANLCEKVGANVDDIRRGIGTDSRIGKRFLFAGIGYGGSCFPKDVQALAKTAEENEYDFRLLKSVMAVNDDQKTKLLPMIKNYFGGDLRGKTIAVWGLAFKPYTDDIREAPALENIQELLAEGVKITAYDPEAMDNVRNILGNRITYAHTSYAALDDADALVIMTEWPLFRTPDFAKMNLLLKSKVIFDGRNVYELDQIKEQGYTYYSIGREPILSEQLAGSN, from the coding sequence ATGAAATTAGCCGTTGTAGGAACTGGATATGTCGGACTCGTTACTGGTACTTGTTTTGCCGAAACGGGCAATCAGGTAACCTGCGTTGACATTGATATCCGGAAAGTAGAGAAACTGAATAACGGTATTCTTCCTATCTATGAGCCTGGTCTTGACTTATTATTTAACCGCAACACCGCCGAAGGGCGTCTGAAATTCACGACCGATCTGGCCGAAGGAATTGAAGGCGCTGAAGTGATTTTTCTGGCCCTTCCCACACCTCCGGGTGAAGACGGTTCTGCCGATCTAAAATACATCCTGAAAGTAGCCAACGATCTGGGGCCACTTTTGAAACAATACGCCGTTATTGTGGATAAAAGCACTGTTCCCGTCGGAACGGCGGAGAAAGTAGCGGCGCATATTGGTGCTAATGCTACGGTCGATTTTGATGTGGTTTCGAACCCGGAATTTCTGCGGGAAGGGGTTGCCGTGGAAGATTTCATGAAACCAGACCGCGTGGTGATTGGCACCAAATCCGATAAAGCCAAGAACGTCATGAACCGGCTGTACGCACCGCTGGTACGCCAGGGTAACCCGGTGATTTTTATGGACGAGCGTTCGGCGGAGATGACTAAATACGCAGCGAATGCGTTCCTGGCGACGAAAATTACGTTCATGAACGAAATCGCTAACCTCTGTGAGAAAGTGGGCGCCAATGTGGATGACATTCGGAGAGGCATCGGGACCGACAGCCGAATTGGCAAGCGATTCCTGTTTGCGGGTATTGGCTACGGCGGTAGCTGCTTCCCGAAAGATGTGCAGGCACTGGCAAAAACGGCGGAAGAGAACGAATATGATTTCCGGCTTCTCAAATCCGTAATGGCGGTTAATGACGATCAGAAAACCAAGCTGTTGCCCATGATCAAAAACTATTTTGGGGGCGATCTGCGCGGAAAAACCATTGCAGTCTGGGGACTCGCCTTTAAACCGTATACTGACGATATTCGCGAAGCCCCGGCCCTGGAAAACATCCAGGAGTTGCTGGCGGAAGGCGTTAAAATCACGGCTTACGACCCCGAAGCGATGGACAACGTGCGGAACATTCTGGGCAACCGCATTACCTACGCCCATACGTCCTATGCGGCCCTGGATGATGCCGATGCCCTGGTGATTATGACCGAATGGCCGCTTTTCCGTACGCCTGATTTCGCCAAAATGAATCTGCTGTTGAAGTCGAAAGTGATCTTTGACGGACGGAATGTGTATGAGCTTGACCAGATTAAAGAACAAGGCTATACCTACTATAGCATTGGCCGCGAACCGATCTTAAGTGAGCAATTAGCTGGGAGCAACTGA
- a CDS encoding acyl-CoA dehydrogenase family protein, with the protein MNTQIEENQELIEQTVRDFANRHIQPFVREWDEKQHFPIEIMHQLGELGLLGVLVPEEYGGAGLGYREYVSAIVELSKIDGSIGLSMAAHNSLCTNHILLFGDEDQKRHYLPKLATGTWIGAWGLTEPNTGSDAGNMRTTAVRDGDSWILNGTKNFITHGKSGNVAVVIARTGEPNTARNATAFIIDRDTPGFSAGKKEDKMGMRASETAEIIFQDCRIPDSQRLGQVGDGFVQSLKVLDGGRISIAALSLGIAQGAFGHALRYAQERQQFGQAIARFQAIQFKLADLATEIEAARLLTYHAADLKDAGQAVTTASAMAKLYASEVSVKAANEAVQIFGGYGFTKDFPVEKYYRDAKLCTIGEGTSEIQRLVISRNLLR; encoded by the coding sequence ATGAATACACAAATTGAAGAAAACCAAGAATTAATTGAACAAACTGTCCGTGATTTTGCCAATCGCCACATCCAGCCTTTTGTGCGCGAATGGGACGAGAAACAACATTTCCCGATTGAAATCATGCACCAGCTCGGCGAGTTAGGCTTGCTTGGCGTACTGGTTCCCGAAGAATACGGCGGAGCAGGGCTTGGCTACCGGGAATACGTCAGTGCTATCGTTGAGCTTTCCAAAATAGACGGCTCCATCGGCCTATCGATGGCTGCTCACAATTCGTTGTGCACCAATCACATTCTTCTTTTTGGTGATGAAGACCAAAAGCGGCATTATCTACCCAAACTCGCTACCGGAACCTGGATTGGAGCCTGGGGCCTGACGGAACCTAACACGGGCTCTGACGCGGGAAACATGCGGACAACGGCGGTCCGCGACGGCGATTCCTGGATTCTAAATGGCACGAAAAACTTCATTACGCACGGAAAAAGCGGAAACGTAGCGGTCGTGATCGCCCGAACCGGTGAACCCAATACGGCCCGCAACGCTACGGCTTTTATTATTGACCGGGATACCCCTGGCTTTTCAGCCGGCAAAAAAGAAGACAAAATGGGCATGCGGGCGTCCGAAACGGCGGAGATCATTTTTCAGGATTGCCGGATTCCCGATAGCCAGCGCTTGGGCCAGGTCGGTGACGGCTTCGTTCAGTCCCTAAAGGTGCTGGATGGCGGGCGCATCTCCATTGCGGCGCTCAGCCTCGGCATTGCGCAGGGAGCTTTTGGCCATGCGCTGCGGTATGCGCAGGAACGCCAGCAATTTGGTCAGGCTATTGCCCGTTTTCAGGCCATCCAGTTCAAATTGGCCGATCTAGCCACCGAAATTGAAGCCGCCCGGCTCCTCACCTATCACGCCGCCGACCTCAAGGATGCCGGACAAGCGGTAACCACTGCCTCGGCCATGGCCAAATTGTATGCCTCGGAAGTGTCGGTTAAGGCTGCCAACGAAGCGGTGCAGATTTTCGGCGGCTACGGTTTTACGAAGGATTTTCCGGTTGAAAAATATTACCGGGATGCTAAATTATGCACCATCGGGGAAGGCACCAGTGAGATTCAGCGCCTGGTTATTTCGCGAAACTTGTTGCGATAA
- a CDS encoding SusC/RagA family TonB-linked outer membrane protein, with protein MKNSIPPERVWTKASRTAITQLFVPVVLCGLTLSHSLSAREIPTFDRPRTSVSLADELIKGRVIDEKGDGLPGVSIVIKGTQRGATTDANGQYQINAPEGPTVLIFSFVGYLPQEIAPGKQTTINVTLKADTKALEEVVVVGYGTQKKVNLTGAVDQVGSEVLENRSLPNLTQGLQGTIPNLNLRMGDGKPTQSPSYNIRGTTSIGQGGNALVLIDGVEGDPSRLNPNDIATVSVLKDASSAAIYGARGAFGVVLITTKSPIKDRTSITYSLNHSIKSPTAVPDFVTNGYLFAKMFNEGWSAWNDYSQTPQNVNKTVRFSPAYLAEFERRDKDPSLPKTVVDPTTGEYVYYENTDWYKELYKRQNTATEHNLSFSGSSGKADFYVTGRYYNQEGLFRYNSDDYKLLSLRAKGSIQLYPWLKITNNADYSSMKYHNPLNVGEGGSIWRNISDEGHNMSPMFNPDGTLSYSAAYTVGDFWYGKNGIDMDRRVFRNTIDFATQFFNDQFRVKGNFTFQNTDNNEYRTRVPVPYSRKPGVIEYVGVNTNDLQNIYRETMYTATNLYAEYEPKIGTNHYVKALAGYNYEFSNYQRLEAMRNGLIYEDAQDINLALGQSITTAGGRETWAILGGFYRLNYGFKDRYLLEVNGRYDGSSKFPSGQRYAFFPSVSAGWRIANESFWNVSPKIITDLKIRGSYGSLGNGSIGSYAFQEQFSISQSGRVLNGVRPQKTGQPSVIPDGLTWETSTTADLGLDLGLLNNRLTLIADAYIRKTTDMFTVGMTLPAVFGTSVPKGNYADLTTKGWEAVLTWRDKFSVASKPMNYEVRFTMADYTATIDKFNNPDQKLSDYYAGQTVGEIWGFETAGFFTSAEDVKNSPKQTLYKASNTGQWLPGDIKFRDLNGDGVIDNGDNTVAKPGDRRIIGNTTPRYTYGVMLNADWNNFFFSTFFQGVGRQDWYPGAEAGTFWGQYNRPYNRLPTWQLDNIWSEENPNAYLPRYRGYVAQNGSGELRQTQTRYLQNIAYLRLKNIQIGYNLPKLLIRKVGMSNARVFVSGENLWAWSPLYKITRDLDVESATESDRVLTDGGSGNGHNYPILKSFTMGLSATF; from the coding sequence ATGAAGAATTCTATACCGCCTGAGCGCGTATGGACTAAGGCTTCGCGTACAGCCATCACGCAACTTTTTGTTCCGGTCGTTCTCTGTGGCTTAACATTGAGTCACTCTCTTTCGGCTCGGGAAATCCCAACTTTCGACCGGCCGCGCACGAGCGTTTCGTTGGCTGATGAGCTAATCAAAGGCCGCGTAATCGACGAAAAAGGCGACGGACTTCCCGGTGTTAGCATTGTGATTAAGGGCACCCAACGTGGTGCTACCACCGACGCCAACGGACAATACCAAATTAATGCGCCTGAAGGACCTACCGTTCTGATTTTTTCCTTTGTTGGTTATCTCCCTCAGGAAATTGCGCCGGGCAAGCAAACAACCATCAACGTCACCTTGAAAGCCGACACAAAAGCGCTGGAAGAGGTCGTTGTAGTGGGTTATGGTACGCAAAAAAAGGTAAACCTGACCGGCGCTGTTGACCAGGTTGGCAGTGAGGTTCTGGAAAATCGCTCGTTACCCAACCTGACGCAGGGGCTTCAGGGAACTATTCCAAACCTGAACCTACGCATGGGCGATGGAAAACCCACTCAATCACCCAGTTACAACATCCGGGGAACAACCTCGATTGGGCAGGGAGGCAATGCGCTGGTCCTGATCGATGGAGTCGAGGGCGACCCCAGCCGACTTAACCCCAACGACATTGCCACGGTTTCGGTCCTGAAAGATGCATCTTCAGCAGCTATTTACGGAGCCCGGGGTGCATTCGGCGTGGTATTAATTACGACTAAAAGCCCCATTAAAGACCGCACCAGCATCACCTATTCGCTAAATCACTCCATCAAGAGCCCGACGGCTGTGCCCGATTTTGTAACGAACGGGTATCTGTTCGCCAAGATGTTCAATGAAGGCTGGAGCGCGTGGAACGATTATTCGCAAACGCCCCAGAACGTGAATAAAACGGTGCGCTTTTCGCCAGCCTATCTGGCGGAGTTTGAACGCCGTGACAAAGATCCCAGCTTGCCTAAAACCGTCGTTGACCCCACAACGGGCGAGTATGTTTACTACGAAAATACGGATTGGTATAAAGAGTTGTACAAACGGCAAAACACGGCTACAGAGCACAACCTGTCTTTCTCGGGCAGCAGCGGCAAAGCTGATTTTTACGTGACAGGTCGTTACTACAACCAGGAAGGTTTGTTTCGGTATAACTCGGATGATTATAAACTACTTAGCCTTCGCGCCAAAGGATCGATTCAGCTTTATCCTTGGTTAAAAATTACGAACAATGCCGATTATTCGTCGATGAAATACCACAACCCGCTGAATGTGGGTGAAGGTGGTAGCATCTGGCGCAATATCTCCGACGAAGGCCACAACATGTCGCCCATGTTTAATCCAGACGGTACGCTGAGCTACTCGGCGGCGTATACGGTGGGCGATTTCTGGTACGGTAAGAACGGCATTGACATGGATCGGCGCGTATTCCGTAACACGATTGATTTTGCAACCCAGTTCTTCAACGACCAATTCCGCGTTAAGGGAAATTTCACGTTCCAGAATACGGATAATAACGAATACCGCACGCGGGTACCCGTGCCTTACAGCCGCAAACCGGGCGTGATTGAGTACGTGGGTGTTAACACCAACGACCTACAGAATATCTACCGCGAGACGATGTACACGGCTACTAACCTATACGCCGAATACGAGCCTAAAATCGGCACGAATCACTACGTCAAAGCGCTGGCTGGATATAACTACGAGTTTTCCAATTACCAACGCCTGGAAGCCATGCGGAATGGTTTGATCTATGAGGATGCTCAGGATATTAACCTGGCGCTGGGTCAGTCCATTACAACTGCCGGTGGCCGGGAAACCTGGGCCATTCTGGGTGGATTCTACCGCCTGAACTACGGCTTTAAGGATCGTTATTTGCTGGAAGTAAATGGGCGTTATGATGGTTCTTCGAAGTTTCCGTCCGGGCAGCGTTACGCCTTTTTTCCGTCGGTTTCGGCAGGCTGGCGCATCGCAAACGAATCCTTCTGGAACGTATCGCCTAAAATCATTACTGACCTGAAAATCAGAGGATCTTATGGCTCTTTGGGTAACGGTAGCATCGGGTCTTACGCCTTTCAGGAGCAGTTCTCGATTTCTCAATCGGGACGGGTACTCAACGGGGTTCGTCCGCAGAAAACGGGCCAGCCTAGTGTTATTCCCGATGGTCTGACCTGGGAAACATCGACAACTGCCGACCTTGGTCTGGATCTGGGTTTGCTTAACAACCGCCTGACACTGATTGCCGACGCCTATATTCGCAAAACGACGGATATGTTTACCGTGGGAATGACACTGCCGGCGGTTTTTGGGACTTCGGTGCCCAAAGGAAACTACGCCGACCTGACTACCAAAGGATGGGAAGCCGTGCTGACCTGGCGGGATAAATTCTCGGTGGCGTCAAAACCGATGAACTATGAAGTCCGATTCACGATGGCTGACTACACGGCGACCATCGACAAATTCAACAACCCGGATCAGAAATTAAGCGATTATTATGCCGGACAGACTGTGGGTGAAATCTGGGGCTTCGAAACCGCTGGATTCTTCACGTCCGCCGAAGATGTAAAAAACTCGCCAAAGCAAACGCTGTACAAAGCGTCTAACACTGGCCAGTGGTTACCGGGTGATATTAAGTTCCGCGATCTAAACGGCGATGGCGTAATTGACAACGGCGATAATACCGTGGCTAAACCCGGCGACCGCCGAATTATCGGAAACACGACGCCTCGCTATACGTATGGTGTCATGCTAAACGCCGACTGGAACAACTTCTTTTTCTCGACTTTCTTCCAGGGCGTGGGTCGGCAGGATTGGTATCCGGGTGCTGAAGCGGGCACTTTCTGGGGACAATACAACCGCCCTTACAACCGCCTGCCAACGTGGCAACTCGATAATATCTGGTCGGAGGAAAACCCGAATGCCTATCTGCCTCGCTACCGGGGTTATGTTGCCCAGAACGGTTCTGGCGAATTACGGCAAACGCAAACCCGATACCTCCAGAATATTGCTTACCTCCGCCTGAAAAACATTCAGATCGGTTACAATTTACCGAAGCTCCTGATTCGTAAGGTAGGTATGTCAAACGCCCGGGTATTTGTGTCGGGAGAAAATCTCTGGGCCTGGTCACCGCTGTACAAAATCACGCGCGATCTGGATGTTGAAAGCGCTACTGAATCAGACCGGGTATTAACTGATGGTGGCAGCGGAAATGGCCATAACTACCCGATTCTCAAAAGCTTTACGATGGGACTTTCAGCCACTTTTTGA
- a CDS encoding RagB/SusD family nutrient uptake outer membrane protein: protein MKTLKKRYIGLCLAGLFLAGCSELEQVPESTASKNAVFSSEKGLELYANSFYDNLTGPDFSILPTAGSIIRSDEMADFAARTQVPDFLRDGAYGPRQSSGWDWRALRNINYFIANATNPAVPADARRHYIGLARFFRAWFYFDKVKRFGDVPWINKAMDVTDADLFRGRDPRVLVMDSVLADLNYATQNIRTTTDNSRSLITKSVAYGLKSRICLFEGTFRKYQTTYNLGSSADKWLNEAANAAQAVMTEGGFSLNEAGGTDKSYRQLFINKTPVTNEIMLSAVSDAALSVFNDANWWWTSATYGARVSFNRTFVNTYLNIDGTPFTNKAGYKTMTFMDEVKGRDKRLQQTIRMGNYTRVNGGATEPAPPVFSYTYTGYQPIKWALDDAYYDGGTRNDNSISIMRYAEILLNYAEAKAELGTLTDADWARTVGALRKRAGITGGLSAKPTVVDTYLQTNYFPNISDPSLLEIRRERGIELALEGFRFADIIRWKRGELMEQVWNGFYVPALDKPLDLNEDGKADVVFYKVKPATQQAGVTYINVAETVNGVPNPQRLSNDTSGELTWLNNIPRKWNDKYYLYPIPETDRLLNPEIGQNPGW, encoded by the coding sequence ATGAAAACCTTGAAAAAACGATATATTGGTCTTTGTCTGGCGGGCCTTTTTTTAGCCGGATGTAGTGAACTAGAACAAGTTCCAGAATCAACCGCCTCTAAAAACGCCGTCTTCAGCAGCGAAAAAGGTCTGGAACTGTACGCTAACTCGTTTTACGATAATTTGACTGGTCCAGATTTCAGTATTTTGCCTACGGCTGGTAGTATCATCCGTAGCGATGAGATGGCTGATTTTGCGGCTCGGACGCAAGTTCCTGACTTTCTGCGCGACGGGGCATATGGTCCCCGTCAAAGCTCTGGCTGGGATTGGCGCGCTTTGCGAAACATCAATTACTTCATTGCCAACGCTACCAACCCCGCGGTTCCAGCCGACGCGAGAAGGCACTACATCGGTCTGGCTCGCTTTTTCCGGGCGTGGTTCTATTTTGATAAGGTAAAACGCTTCGGCGATGTTCCCTGGATTAACAAAGCAATGGATGTAACCGACGCTGACTTGTTCCGGGGCCGCGACCCGCGCGTGCTGGTGATGGACTCCGTGCTGGCCGATTTGAATTATGCAACCCAGAATATCCGCACCACAACGGACAACTCGCGCAGTTTGATTACCAAATCCGTGGCCTACGGTCTGAAATCGCGGATTTGTCTTTTTGAAGGGACTTTCCGTAAGTACCAGACTACCTATAACCTCGGCAGTTCGGCGGACAAATGGCTCAACGAAGCGGCCAACGCGGCTCAGGCCGTGATGACGGAAGGTGGCTTCTCGCTCAACGAAGCGGGGGGAACCGATAAATCCTACCGGCAACTGTTCATCAACAAAACGCCGGTCACCAACGAAATCATGCTTTCGGCGGTATCTGATGCTGCGCTGAGCGTTTTTAACGATGCTAACTGGTGGTGGACCAGTGCCACTTACGGAGCGCGGGTGAGCTTTAACCGGACGTTCGTCAATACGTATCTGAACATCGACGGAACGCCATTTACCAACAAGGCGGGTTACAAGACAATGACCTTTATGGACGAAGTTAAAGGCCGGGATAAGCGGTTGCAACAAACCATTCGGATGGGGAACTACACCCGTGTCAATGGCGGGGCTACCGAGCCTGCACCTCCCGTTTTTTCGTACACCTATACGGGTTACCAGCCCATCAAGTGGGCCCTGGATGATGCGTATTACGATGGCGGAACGCGCAATGACAACTCTATTTCGATCATGCGCTATGCTGAAATCCTGCTAAACTACGCCGAAGCGAAAGCCGAGCTGGGTACACTTACCGACGCCGACTGGGCTAGAACCGTGGGTGCTCTGCGCAAACGGGCAGGCATTACGGGCGGCTTATCGGCTAAACCAACCGTGGTCGATACCTACCTGCAAACAAACTATTTCCCTAACATTTCTGACCCATCCTTGCTGGAAATCCGGCGGGAACGCGGCATCGAGTTAGCGCTGGAAGGCTTCCGTTTTGCAGATATTATTCGCTGGAAACGCGGCGAGCTGATGGAGCAGGTTTGGAACGGTTTTTACGTCCCGGCGCTCGACAAACCGCTCGATCTGAATGAAGATGGGAAGGCCGATGTGGTGTTCTACAAAGTGAAACCCGCCACCCAGCAAGCTGGCGTTACGTACATCAACGTGGCTGAAACAGTGAACGGCGTTCCGAATCCGCAGCGGCTTTCAAACGATACGTCCGGTGAGCTAACGTGGCTGAATAATATTCCGCGAAAATGGAATGATAAATACTACCTCTACCCTATTCCAGAGACGGATCGGCTTTTGAATCCAGAAATTGGTCAGAATCCAGGCTGGTAG
- a CDS encoding endonuclease/exonuclease/phosphatase family protein → MRIILLFLLCGVLVSHAAFPQANTPITVASYNIRYNTANDGVNAWPNRKEMVKSLVRYHEFDIFGTQEGLRMQLDGIAELNEFAFFGAGRDDGKEAGEHSAIFYKKDRFKMLQSGNFWLSETPDKPGKGWDATCCNRICSWAKFQDLKTKKQFFFFSVHFDHQGVEARRQSGKLMVQKIKEIAKNEPVILAGDFNSTPETEQIQTIKTLLNDAHDVTAQPPYGPEGTFNSFKFDAPMDKRIDYIFVKKGIDVLKYGVLTDAKEKRYPSDHQPVVAKVVIR, encoded by the coding sequence ATGAGAATTATTTTGCTCTTTTTGCTTTGCGGTGTTCTGGTGTCTCACGCTGCTTTTCCCCAGGCTAATACGCCAATCACCGTTGCTTCGTATAACATTCGCTATAACACCGCCAACGACGGGGTCAACGCCTGGCCGAACCGCAAGGAAATGGTCAAAAGTCTGGTGCGCTACCACGAGTTTGATATTTTTGGCACCCAGGAAGGGCTACGGATGCAGTTGGATGGCATTGCTGAACTGAATGAGTTCGCCTTTTTTGGGGCGGGGCGCGATGATGGTAAAGAAGCGGGCGAACATTCGGCTATTTTTTACAAAAAAGATCGGTTCAAGATGCTGCAATCGGGTAATTTCTGGCTCAGCGAAACGCCCGATAAACCGGGCAAAGGCTGGGACGCCACCTGCTGCAACCGCATTTGCTCCTGGGCTAAATTCCAGGATTTGAAGACTAAAAAGCAGTTTTTCTTTTTTAGTGTTCACTTCGATCACCAGGGTGTCGAAGCGCGGCGGCAATCGGGCAAACTGATGGTGCAGAAGATCAAGGAAATTGCGAAGAACGAACCCGTTATTCTCGCTGGCGATTTCAACTCAACGCCCGAAACCGAGCAGATTCAAACCATCAAAACCCTGCTCAACGATGCCCACGACGTGACCGCCCAGCCACCTTACGGCCCGGAAGGTACGTTCAACAGCTTTAAGTTTGACGCGCCTATGGACAAGCGCATCGATTACATCTTTGTTAAGAAAGGAATCGACGTGCTGAAATATGGTGTTTTAACCGACGCGAAAGAAAAACGCTATCCTTCCGATCACCAGCCCGTGGTTGCCAAGGTCGTGATTCGCTAA
- a CDS encoding S41 family peptidase has translation MKKIKILLVSLLGLGACQSMEPVKPSTDVITNFEYVWNEFDQMYGSFSVKKLDWNAAYQQYRPQLTAQSTNEDLYRILKQLIDPLKDAHVSIIPTDPNYKRYTSGEDAYPILNRTSLEVLQKNYLTDAKIATPEISYGKLPNNVGYLYITGFEDNFKNYEPTLDIVLDYLKDTKALVLDIRDHWGGRDEIGQYVAGRFADKTYLYLKSRKRSGPKHTDFTPWQEWYLKPTGKSQYTKPIILLTSDNTASAAETFTMAMKRLPYLKQVGLTTPGAISDKATREMPNGWQFTLSIGEYLDHNGLSWEGKGLAPDVSIANTDEDLMKGKDPQLDKALQLLP, from the coding sequence ATGAAAAAGATAAAAATTTTGCTCGTTAGCCTGCTTGGGCTGGGGGCTTGTCAGTCAATGGAACCCGTAAAACCGTCGACGGATGTAATTACCAATTTTGAGTATGTCTGGAATGAGTTTGACCAGATGTACGGCAGTTTTAGCGTCAAGAAACTTGACTGGAACGCGGCTTACCAGCAATACCGCCCTCAACTAACGGCACAATCGACCAATGAGGATCTGTATCGTATTTTAAAACAACTGATTGATCCACTGAAAGATGCGCACGTAAGTATCATTCCGACAGACCCTAACTACAAACGCTACACCTCCGGCGAGGATGCTTATCCTATTCTGAACCGCACCAGCCTGGAGGTGTTGCAAAAAAACTACCTCACAGACGCCAAAATCGCAACGCCGGAAATCAGTTACGGTAAACTGCCAAACAACGTGGGTTATCTGTACATCACTGGTTTTGAGGATAATTTTAAAAATTACGAACCGACTTTGGACATTGTGCTTGATTACCTGAAAGATACAAAAGCACTGGTCCTGGATATTCGTGATCATTGGGGCGGGCGCGATGAGATCGGGCAGTACGTAGCCGGGCGATTTGCTGATAAAACCTATTTATATCTTAAATCGCGAAAACGGTCGGGCCCGAAGCACACGGATTTCACGCCGTGGCAGGAATGGTATCTTAAACCCACCGGCAAAAGCCAGTACACCAAGCCGATTATCCTGTTAACCTCCGATAATACCGCCAGTGCCGCCGAAACGTTCACCATGGCGATGAAGCGCCTGCCCTACCTCAAGCAGGTTGGACTCACCACGCCCGGTGCGATTTCGGACAAAGCCACCCGCGAGATGCCCAACGGCTGGCAGTTCACGCTTTCCATTGGCGAATACCTGGATCATAACGGCCTTAGCTGGGAGGGCAAAGGACTGGCTCCCGACGTTTCGATTGCCAATACAGACGAAGATTTAATGAAGGGCAAAGACCCTCAATTGGATAAAGCGCTGCAACTCCTTCCGTAA
- a CDS encoding LytR/AlgR family response regulator transcription factor encodes MAIRYSDKWLRWLGIPFLTFFTRHLGDPTSLFELLKKREYYADILAYFVITWIVWEVNYQLIRYFDRRYSWLTETFKRFILQAVVNLGLSGIILAVAIFVYQIPIMHREQGFYIEYLFAGDVPMFLVFVFIINLLYAILNIVQLYESRVQELQQELAQLREQPQSEAEKTTKKNLVVNKGNSMVPLPTDDIAYIYKSNEYNFVKAFDNQEYRVDYTLEQLSQMLSDAEFFRINRQMIANIEAIKQVQQKEQGGFMLRLQPQFSDEVTVSKKKASEFKAWIDR; translated from the coding sequence ATGGCTATTCGCTACTCGGATAAATGGCTTCGCTGGTTGGGAATCCCTTTCCTGACTTTTTTTACCCGCCATCTTGGTGACCCGACGTCTTTGTTTGAACTGCTGAAAAAGCGGGAATATTACGCCGACATCCTAGCCTATTTTGTCATTACGTGGATCGTTTGGGAAGTGAATTACCAGTTAATTCGCTATTTCGACCGGCGCTATTCCTGGCTAACCGAAACCTTCAAGCGATTCATTTTGCAGGCGGTGGTCAATCTAGGTCTTTCGGGTATCATCCTTGCGGTGGCCATTTTTGTCTACCAGATTCCAATCATGCACCGCGAGCAGGGCTTTTACATCGAATACCTGTTTGCCGGTGATGTGCCGATGTTTCTGGTTTTCGTCTTTATTATCAATCTGTTATACGCCATTCTGAATATCGTGCAATTGTACGAAAGCCGGGTTCAGGAGTTACAGCAGGAATTGGCGCAGCTTAGAGAGCAGCCCCAGTCAGAAGCTGAGAAAACCACTAAAAAGAATTTAGTAGTCAATAAAGGCAACTCGATGGTGCCGCTGCCTACCGACGATATTGCCTATATCTACAAAAGCAACGAGTATAATTTTGTAAAGGCGTTTGATAACCAGGAGTATAGAGTGGATTATACGCTCGAGCAGCTTTCTCAAATGCTGTCGGATGCTGAGTTTTTCCGTATTAATCGCCAGATGATCGCTAACATTGAGGCTATTAAGCAGGTCCAGCAGAAAGAACAGGGCGGTTTCATGTTGCGTTTGCAACCCCAGTTTTCCGACGAAGTAACGGTTAGCAAAAAGAAAGCCAGTGAGTTTAAGGCCTGGATTGATCGGTAA